Proteins encoded within one genomic window of Rhinolophus sinicus isolate RSC01 linkage group LG14, ASM3656204v1, whole genome shotgun sequence:
- the BOLA1 gene encoding bolA-like protein 1, translating into MPSGQLVRRLFSMAGRVCLSRGSAGSGTSGPVEAAIRMKLEQALNPEVLELRNESGGHAVPPGSETHFRVAVVSSRFEGLSPLQRHRLVHAALSEELAGPVHALAIQARTPAQWRENPQLDASPPCLGGSKKTRGTP; encoded by the coding sequence ATGCCGAGTGGACAGCTGGTCAGGCGCCTGTTCTCCATGGCCGGCCGCGTCTGTCTGTCCCGGGGCAGCGCGGGATCGGGGACCAGCGGTCCTGTTGAGGCCGCCATTCGCATGAAGTTGGAGCAAGCTCTGAACCCCGAGGTGCTGGAGCTGCGTAACGAGAGTGGAGGCCACGCGGTCCCACCAGGCAGCGAGACGCATTTCCGTGTGGCGGTGGTGAGCTCTCGCTTCGAGGGTCTGAGCCCCCTGCAGCGGCACCGGCTGGTCCACGCTGCGCTGTCGGAAGAGCTAGCCGGGCCCGTCCACGCGCTGGCCATACAGGCGCGGACCCCTGCCCAATGGAGGGAGAACCCTCAACTGGACGCGAGCCCCCCCTGCCTAGGTGGGAGCAAGAAAACTCGAGGAACCCCCTGA